From Acidovorax sp. FHTAMBA, one genomic window encodes:
- the carA gene encoding glutamine-hydrolyzing carbamoyl-phosphate synthase small subunit, with product MLLSLQGNFPPAILALADGTVFIGNSIGATGTTVGEVVFNTAITGYQEILTDPSYCQQIVTLTYPHIGNYGVNVEDIEADKVHAAGLIIKDLPLLASNFRSTETLSQYLVREKTVAIANIDTRKLTRLLRSKGAQNGAIIGLAAGQAVTQALIDEAIAKAKAAPNMAGLDLAQVVTTAARYEWTQTEWKLGTGYGELSVPQFHVVAYDFGVKKNILRMLAERGCKVTVVPAKTPAAEVLAMKPDGVFLSNGPGDPEPCDYAIAATRTIVDSGMPTFGICLGHQIMALAAGAKTFKMTHSHHGANHPVKDLDTGRVSITSQNHGFAVDMDSLPANLRATHVSLFDGTLQGLVHKDKPAFCFQGHPEASPGPHDIAYLFDRFTDAMRAAKAG from the coding sequence GTGCTTTTGTCTCTACAGGGAAACTTCCCGCCCGCCATCCTGGCGCTCGCAGACGGCACGGTCTTTATCGGCAATTCGATTGGTGCCACCGGCACCACCGTCGGCGAGGTGGTGTTCAACACCGCCATCACCGGCTACCAGGAAATCCTTACCGACCCGAGCTACTGCCAGCAGATCGTGACCCTCACGTATCCGCACATCGGCAACTACGGCGTCAATGTGGAGGACATCGAAGCCGACAAGGTCCACGCCGCAGGCCTGATCATCAAAGACCTGCCCTTGCTGGCAAGCAACTTCCGCTCGACGGAAACGCTCTCTCAGTACCTTGTGCGTGAGAAGACGGTGGCCATCGCCAACATCGATACCCGAAAGCTCACTCGGCTGCTGCGCAGCAAGGGTGCGCAAAACGGCGCCATCATCGGCCTTGCCGCAGGGCAGGCTGTCACGCAGGCGCTCATCGACGAAGCCATCGCCAAGGCCAAGGCGGCCCCCAACATGGCCGGGCTGGATCTGGCCCAGGTGGTGACCACGGCAGCGCGTTATGAGTGGACCCAGACTGAGTGGAAGCTGGGCACCGGTTACGGCGAGCTGTCGGTACCGCAGTTTCACGTAGTGGCGTACGACTTTGGCGTCAAGAAGAACATCCTGCGCATGCTGGCCGAGCGCGGCTGCAAGGTCACCGTCGTGCCCGCGAAGACGCCTGCCGCTGAGGTGCTTGCCATGAAGCCGGATGGTGTTTTCCTGTCCAACGGCCCTGGCGACCCAGAGCCTTGCGACTACGCGATTGCAGCGACCCGCACCATTGTGGACAGCGGCATGCCTACCTTCGGCATCTGCCTGGGGCACCAGATCATGGCCCTGGCCGCAGGCGCCAAGACCTTCAAGATGACCCACAGCCACCACGGTGCCAACCACCCGGTGAAGGACCTGGACACGGGCCGCGTGAGCATCACGAGCCAGAACCACGGTTTTGCGGTGGACATGGACTCGCTGCCCGCCAATCTGCGCGCCACGCATGTGAGCCTGTTTGATGGCACGCTGCAAGGGCTGGTCCACAAGGACAAGCCCGCTTTCTGTTTCCAGGGGCATCCTGAGGCATCCCCCGGTCCGCACGACATCGCATACCTGTTTGACCGCTTCACCGACGCCATGCGCGCGGCAAAAGCCGGTTAA
- a CDS encoding RNA methyltransferase: protein MTSSLITTIHSRDNTFVKDLRRLAQDTTAYRKQGRVWLEGDHLCRAALERGQRASIAVFSESFWPLAQVEWAQAAIKFIVIADALFADISGLESPARMGFIMDLPAPAALQPDTATVVLDRVQDAGNVGSILRSASAFGFRQVVAIKGSAALWSPKVLRAGMGAHFALDLIEGVEHGELQSLQVPMLVTSSHTGDWLHRAALPWPCAWVLGHEGQGVSSALEERAAMRIRIAQPGGEESLNVAAAAAICLHASGAGR, encoded by the coding sequence ATGACTTCGTCGTTGATCACCACCATCCATTCGCGGGACAACACCTTCGTGAAAGACCTGCGCCGTCTTGCGCAGGACACCACGGCCTACCGCAAGCAGGGCCGGGTCTGGCTGGAGGGCGACCACCTTTGCCGTGCGGCCCTGGAGCGTGGCCAGCGCGCATCCATTGCGGTGTTTTCAGAGTCTTTTTGGCCTCTGGCGCAGGTGGAATGGGCGCAAGCAGCTATTAAATTCATAGTAATTGCTGATGCGCTCTTTGCCGACATCAGCGGGCTGGAGTCCCCCGCCCGCATGGGTTTCATCATGGATCTGCCCGCGCCCGCTGCGCTGCAGCCGGATACAGCCACCGTCGTGCTGGACCGTGTTCAGGACGCGGGCAACGTGGGCTCCATCCTGCGCAGTGCGTCAGCGTTCGGGTTCCGGCAGGTGGTGGCCATCAAGGGCAGTGCGGCCCTGTGGTCGCCCAAGGTGCTGCGCGCCGGCATGGGGGCGCATTTTGCGCTGGACCTGATTGAGGGTGTGGAGCACGGCGAACTTCAATCGCTGCAGGTGCCCATGCTCGTCACCAGCTCGCACACGGGCGACTGGCTGCACCGTGCCGCCTTGCCCTGGCCGTGTGCCTGGGTGTTGGGCCACGAAGGGCAGGGCGTATCGTCTGCTCTGGAGGAACGCGCTGCGATGCGCATCCGCATCGCGCAACCCGGCGGGGAAGAGTCCCTCAACGTCGCGGCAGCGGCGGCAATCTGCCTGCATGCCAGCGGCGCCGGGCGCTGA
- the rnhB gene encoding ribonuclease HII — MRSRKSSIPLPEQACLPWHPPGLVAGVDEAGRGPLAGPVVAAAVILDDLHPIAGLADSKKLTPARREKLYDEIRAKALCCSIAEASVEEIDRLNILQATMLAMRRAVMGLRLKPVMVLVDGNRLPTLDIQAEAIVKGDALVPAISAASILAKVHRDRWCAQIHEEFPQYGFDGHKGYGTAVHMAALREHGACVHHRRSFAPVAQNLLF, encoded by the coding sequence ATGCGATCCAGAAAATCCTCCATCCCGCTGCCTGAACAGGCCTGCCTGCCCTGGCACCCGCCAGGCCTGGTGGCTGGCGTGGACGAAGCGGGCCGTGGCCCGCTGGCAGGGCCTGTGGTGGCGGCTGCAGTCATCCTGGATGACCTGCATCCCATCGCAGGCCTGGCAGACTCCAAAAAGCTCACGCCGGCCCGGCGCGAAAAGCTCTACGACGAAATCCGCGCCAAGGCGCTGTGCTGCAGCATTGCCGAGGCCAGCGTGGAAGAGATTGACCGGCTCAATATCCTGCAGGCCACGATGCTGGCCATGCGGCGGGCCGTGATGGGGCTGCGCCTGAAGCCGGTCATGGTGCTGGTCGATGGCAATCGGCTTCCCACGCTCGACATCCAGGCCGAGGCCATCGTCAAGGGCGATGCACTGGTGCCGGCCATCTCGGCCGCGTCCATCCTGGCCAAGGTGCACCGCGACCGCTGGTGCGCGCAGATCCATGAAGAATTTCCGCAGTATGGGTTCGACGGTCACAAAGGCTATGGCACGGCGGTGCACATGGCAGCGCTGCGCGAGCACGGCGCCTGCGTTCACCACCGGCGCTCGTTTGCGCCCGTCGCGCAGAATCTGCTTTTCTGA
- the lpxB gene encoding lipid-A-disaccharide synthase translates to MEASPRVAMVAGETSGDLLAGLLLDGLQAHWPDLQASGIGGPQMQRRGFAAWWPSEKLAVHGYSMEVLRRLRELLGIRKQLRTRLLRDRPDVFVGVDAPDFNLGLEADLRAAGVKTVHFVCPSIWAWRAERVEKIRRSADHVLCIFPFEPELLARHGIAATYVGHPLAGVIPMVPDRAAARAQLGLQDSDEVLAILPGSRSSEVTYIAQPFFEAAALVRKARPAIKLVVPAVPAQHDRIVQAVQAAGLGGAVQIVSGQSHAVLAACDATLIASGTATLEAALFKRPMVIGYHMHPWSWWLMRRKQLQPWVGLPNILCGEFVVPELIQDAATPQALCAATLQWLEARQHDPEKIAALEQRFTALHESLHRNTPQLAADAIQKILHPAA, encoded by the coding sequence ATGGAGGCCTCCCCCCGCGTCGCCATGGTGGCGGGCGAGACATCGGGTGACCTGCTGGCGGGTTTGCTCCTCGACGGCCTGCAGGCCCATTGGCCAGATCTGCAGGCCAGCGGCATCGGTGGCCCACAGATGCAGCGCCGGGGGTTTGCTGCCTGGTGGCCCAGCGAGAAGCTTGCCGTGCATGGCTACAGCATGGAGGTGTTGCGCCGGCTGCGCGAGTTGCTGGGTATCCGCAAACAGCTGCGCACCCGGTTGCTCCGGGACCGTCCGGACGTCTTCGTGGGCGTGGACGCCCCCGATTTCAACCTGGGGCTGGAGGCCGACCTGCGCGCTGCAGGCGTCAAGACCGTTCACTTCGTGTGCCCTTCCATCTGGGCCTGGCGTGCGGAACGCGTCGAGAAGATTCGCCGCAGCGCTGATCACGTGTTGTGCATTTTTCCGTTCGAGCCTGAACTGCTGGCGCGCCATGGCATTGCCGCCACCTACGTGGGTCACCCGCTGGCGGGTGTGATTCCCATGGTGCCCGACCGCGCTGCGGCCCGCGCCCAGCTCGGGCTGCAGGACTCGGATGAGGTGCTGGCCATTTTGCCGGGCAGCCGCTCTTCAGAGGTCACCTACATTGCTCAACCCTTTTTTGAGGCTGCAGCGCTTGTCCGTAAAGCGCGACCAGCTATCAAATTGGTAGTGCCTGCCGTGCCGGCGCAGCACGATCGCATCGTGCAGGCCGTTCAAGCCGCCGGGCTGGGCGGTGCGGTGCAGATTGTGTCCGGGCAGTCCCATGCCGTGCTGGCTGCGTGTGATGCCACGCTGATTGCCAGTGGTACCGCCACGCTGGAGGCTGCGCTGTTCAAGCGCCCCATGGTCATTGGCTACCACATGCACCCGTGGAGCTGGTGGCTCATGCGCCGCAAACAACTGCAGCCCTGGGTGGGGTTGCCCAACATTCTGTGTGGCGAATTCGTGGTGCCCGAGCTGATCCAGGATGCCGCGACACCCCAGGCGCTGTGCGCGGCAACGCTGCAGTGGCTGGAGGCACGCCAGCACGACCCCGAAAAAATCGCGGCCCTGGAGCAGCGCTTTACCGCACTGCACGAAAGCTTGCACCGCAACACTCCCCAACTCGCTGCCGATGCGATCCAGAAAATCCTCCATCCCGCTGCCTGA
- the lpxA gene encoding acyl-ACP--UDP-N-acetylglucosamine O-acyltransferase: MSNIHPTAIVADGARLDPSVTVGPYAVIGEHVSIGAGTTVGAHCVIEGRTTIGADNRIFQFASLGAAPQDKKYAGEPTRLVIGDRNTIREFCTFNLGTTQDQGVTTIGNDNWIMAYVHIAHDCVVGNQTILANNATLAGHVHVADQAIIGGLTGVHQFVKVGAHVMAGFASHISQDVPPFMMVDGNPLAVRGLNLEGLRRRGFSPARIAGIKQMHRLLYRQGLTLEAARSGISGLTVDHPESEADIAMMLGFLDVSTRGIAR; encoded by the coding sequence GTGAGCAACATCCATCCCACTGCCATTGTTGCGGACGGCGCCCGCCTGGACCCGTCGGTGACCGTGGGGCCCTATGCGGTCATTGGCGAGCATGTGTCCATTGGCGCGGGCACGACGGTTGGCGCGCATTGCGTCATTGAGGGTCGCACGACGATTGGTGCAGACAACCGCATCTTTCAGTTCGCATCCCTTGGTGCTGCCCCGCAGGACAAGAAATACGCGGGCGAGCCTACCCGGCTCGTCATTGGCGACCGCAACACCATTCGCGAGTTCTGCACCTTCAACCTGGGAACCACGCAGGACCAGGGTGTGACCACGATCGGAAACGACAACTGGATCATGGCCTACGTGCACATCGCGCACGATTGCGTGGTCGGCAACCAGACCATTCTCGCCAACAACGCCACCCTGGCAGGCCACGTGCACGTGGCTGACCAGGCCATCATCGGCGGCCTGACGGGTGTCCATCAGTTTGTGAAGGTGGGTGCCCATGTGATGGCCGGCTTTGCCAGCCATATTTCGCAGGACGTCCCGCCTTTCATGATGGTGGATGGCAACCCGCTGGCCGTGCGCGGCCTGAACCTGGAAGGGCTTCGCCGCCGAGGTTTTTCGCCGGCGCGCATTGCGGGCATCAAGCAGATGCACCGGTTGCTGTACCGCCAGGGGCTGACGCTGGAGGCCGCGCGCTCTGGTATCTCCGGGCTGACGGTGGACCATCCTGAATCTGAGGCCGACATCGCCATGATGCTGGGCTTCCTGGATGTCTCCACGCGCGGAATTGCGCGCTGA
- the fabZ gene encoding 3-hydroxyacyl-ACP dehydratase FabZ, translating to MMDIHAILKQLPHRYPFLLVDKVIELESNTRIKAIKNVTFNEPYFMGHFPGRPVMPGVLILEALAQAAGLLAFDAMGKVPDENNIYYFVGIDGARFKRPVEPGDQLILAITIDRVRGGIWKFKGVASVGEEVACEAELMCTMRNVG from the coding sequence ATGATGGATATTCACGCAATTCTCAAGCAACTGCCCCACCGCTACCCGTTTCTGCTGGTGGACAAAGTGATCGAGTTGGAGAGCAACACCCGCATCAAGGCCATCAAGAACGTCACGTTCAACGAGCCCTATTTCATGGGGCATTTTCCTGGCCGCCCGGTGATGCCGGGTGTTCTGATTCTGGAAGCGCTGGCCCAGGCGGCGGGGTTGCTGGCGTTTGATGCCATGGGCAAGGTGCCCGATGAGAACAATATCTACTACTTTGTGGGCATTGATGGTGCGCGGTTCAAGCGCCCTGTGGAGCCCGGCGATCAGCTGATCCTGGCCATCACCATCGACCGCGTGCGCGGTGGCATCTGGAAGTTCAAGGGCGTGGCCAGCGTGGGCGAAGAGGTGGCCTGCGAGGCCGAGCTCATGTGCACCATGCGCAATGTGGGTTGA
- the lpxD gene encoding UDP-3-O-(3-hydroxymyristoyl)glucosamine N-acyltransferase — protein MSLLLGQIVDALGGSLEGGGARDAVISRIAPLEVAGPGDLSFLSNPRYQQQLAASRAACVIVAPAMRDAALARGACIVADNPYVYFARATQLWRQHNAPAQEVGIHPSAVVHPTALVHPTATIGPLCVVERGAQVGAGSVLKSRVTVGEGCTIGERCIVHAGVVIGADGFGFAPERGQWVKIEQLGAVRIGDDVEIGANTCIDRGALLDTVIEDGVKLDNLIQIGHNVRIGKHSAMAGCVGVAGSATIGAHCTVGGGAIVLGHLELADNVHISAATVVTRSLTRPGQYTGMFPIDDNARWEKNAATLKQLHSLRERIKALEQALKAA, from the coding sequence GTGAGCTTGCTTCTTGGGCAGATCGTTGATGCGCTCGGGGGCTCGCTGGAAGGAGGTGGGGCACGGGATGCCGTCATCTCCCGCATCGCGCCCCTGGAGGTTGCGGGACCGGGAGACCTCAGTTTCCTGAGCAACCCCCGCTACCAGCAACAACTGGCCGCCTCCCGGGCGGCCTGTGTCATTGTGGCGCCTGCCATGCGCGATGCCGCACTGGCGCGGGGTGCCTGCATCGTGGCGGACAACCCCTACGTGTATTTCGCACGTGCCACCCAGTTGTGGCGGCAACACAATGCGCCGGCCCAGGAAGTGGGGATTCACCCCAGTGCAGTGGTGCATCCCACGGCGCTGGTGCATCCCACCGCGACGATAGGACCGCTGTGTGTGGTGGAGCGCGGCGCTCAGGTGGGTGCGGGCTCCGTGCTCAAGTCGCGTGTGACCGTGGGCGAAGGCTGCACCATCGGCGAGCGTTGCATCGTGCACGCCGGTGTGGTGATTGGCGCGGATGGTTTTGGCTTTGCGCCCGAGCGGGGGCAGTGGGTCAAGATCGAGCAGCTCGGCGCCGTGCGCATCGGAGACGACGTCGAGATCGGCGCCAACACCTGCATCGACCGGGGCGCACTGCTGGACACCGTCATCGAAGACGGGGTCAAGCTCGACAACCTGATCCAGATCGGCCACAACGTGCGCATCGGCAAGCACTCGGCCATGGCCGGGTGTGTGGGGGTGGCGGGCAGCGCGACCATTGGCGCGCACTGCACCGTGGGCGGCGGGGCGATTGTGCTGGGCCACCTGGAACTGGCCGACAACGTGCATATCTCGGCTGCTACGGTGGTCACACGCTCTCTGACCCGACCTGGCCAATACACCGGCATGTTTCCTATCGACGACAATGCGCGCTGGGAAAAAAACGCTGCAACACTCAAACAACTGCACAGCTTGCGCGAGCGCATCAAGGCGCTGGAGCAGGCTCTCAAGGCAGCATGA
- a CDS encoding OmpH family outer membrane protein: protein MKSFSRHISLALLLGSMVAAAPAHAQEFKAGFVNTDRIFREANTAKAAQTKLEQEFSRREKELVEMGNSLKNATEKFEREAPTMAESQRTTRQRQIVDQDREFQRKRREFQEDLSARKNEELSQVLERANKVVKQVAEAEKYDVILQEAVYINPKHDITDKVIKALNASSGK, encoded by the coding sequence ATGAAATCCTTTTCTCGCCATATCTCTTTGGCCCTGCTGCTTGGCTCGATGGTTGCCGCAGCTCCCGCGCATGCTCAGGAGTTCAAAGCCGGGTTTGTAAACACAGACCGCATCTTCCGCGAAGCCAACACGGCCAAGGCTGCGCAGACCAAGCTGGAGCAGGAGTTTTCCCGCCGCGAAAAAGAACTCGTGGAGATGGGCAATTCGCTGAAAAATGCCACCGAAAAGTTCGAGCGTGAAGCCCCGACGATGGCGGAAAGCCAGCGGACCACCCGCCAGCGCCAGATCGTGGACCAGGACCGTGAATTCCAGCGCAAGCGCCGCGAATTCCAGGAAGACCTGAGCGCCCGCAAGAACGAGGAGCTGTCCCAGGTGCTCGAACGTGCGAACAAGGTCGTCAAGCAAGTGGCGGAAGCCGAGAAGTACGACGTGATCCTCCAGGAGGCCGTCTACATCAACCCCAAGCATGACATCACCGACAAGGTGATCAAGGCGTTGAATGCCTCTTCTGGCAAGTGA
- the bamA gene encoding outer membrane protein assembly factor BamA yields MKKHINRLGVRTASAVAAMVFVANAAWALEPFKVQDIRVEGLQRVEPGTVFASMPLRVGDDYNDEKGAAAIRALFGLGLFKDVRLEAVGDVLVVVVEERPTVADVDFVGSREFDKDVLKNAMRDVGLTEGRPYDKALTDRAEQELKRQYINKSLYGAEVVTTVTPIERNRVNLTFTVVEGEPARINEIRIVGNKAFSESTLKGLFDQDTGGWLSWYTKSDRYSRAKLNADLETLRSYYLQRGYLEFRVDSTQVAISPDKQDISITVNVTEGERFVVSGVKLEGNYLDRDDEFKSLVTIRAGEPYNADQVAETTKAFSEYFARFGFAFARIQAVPEVDRENSRVAFVLQAEPSRRAYVRRINVSGNNRTRDEVIRREFRQYEASWYDGEKIRLSRDRVDRLGFFTEVNVETQEVPGSPDQVDLVITVAEKPTGSLQMGVGFSSAEKVSLSFGIKQENIFGSGNYLGIDVNTSKYRRTFVFSTIDPYFTPEGISRTLDVYYRTDKPYEDQGGNYELITTGTSVKFGVPFSETDTVYFGGGLEQTKIKAGTNIPATYLSYAERFGYSSTSVPLTIGWSRDDRDSALAPNSGRYQRLNSEWSVAGDSRYVRANYQYQQYVPLNKRFTVAFNGEVGIGKGLNGRPFPVFKNFYSGGLGSVRGFDQGTLGPRDVTGASLGGPKKLTLNAELIAPFPGAGNDRTLRVFTFFDIGNVYGEDEKITFSGMRSSVGVGLSWISPLGPLRLAFAQPVRKFAGDRIQKLQFQIGTSF; encoded by the coding sequence ATGAAAAAACACATCAATCGCCTGGGCGTGCGCACTGCATCGGCCGTTGCAGCCATGGTTTTTGTCGCCAACGCGGCTTGGGCTCTGGAGCCATTCAAGGTGCAGGACATCCGTGTCGAGGGCCTGCAGCGCGTGGAGCCGGGTACAGTGTTTGCGTCCATGCCGTTGCGGGTGGGCGATGACTACAACGATGAAAAAGGTGCTGCGGCGATCCGTGCGCTCTTTGGTCTGGGACTGTTCAAGGATGTGCGCCTTGAAGCGGTGGGCGATGTGCTGGTCGTGGTGGTGGAAGAGCGCCCCACAGTGGCCGACGTGGATTTCGTCGGTTCCCGCGAATTTGACAAGGATGTGCTCAAAAATGCGATGCGCGATGTCGGGCTGACCGAAGGCCGCCCTTATGACAAGGCGCTGACTGACCGGGCTGAGCAGGAACTCAAACGCCAGTACATCAACAAGAGTTTGTATGGCGCAGAAGTGGTCACCACTGTGACCCCGATCGAGCGCAACCGCGTCAATCTGACGTTCACCGTGGTGGAGGGTGAGCCAGCCCGCATCAACGAAATCCGCATTGTTGGTAACAAGGCGTTCAGCGAATCCACGCTCAAGGGGCTGTTTGATCAGGATACGGGCGGCTGGCTCAGCTGGTACACGAAATCGGACCGCTATTCACGCGCGAAGCTCAACGCCGATCTGGAGACCCTGCGCTCGTATTACCTGCAACGGGGATACCTGGAGTTCCGCGTTGATTCCACCCAGGTTGCCATATCGCCGGACAAGCAGGATATCTCGATCACTGTCAATGTGACGGAAGGCGAACGCTTTGTCGTTTCTGGCGTGAAGCTGGAAGGCAATTACCTCGATCGCGACGATGAGTTCAAGTCATTGGTCACCATTCGTGCGGGCGAGCCGTACAACGCTGACCAGGTTGCTGAAACGACGAAGGCATTTTCAGAGTATTTCGCTCGATTTGGTTTTGCGTTCGCGCGCATACAGGCTGTGCCAGAGGTTGACCGCGAAAACAGCCGTGTGGCATTCGTTCTGCAGGCGGAACCCTCGCGACGGGCTTACGTGCGCCGTATCAATGTGAGCGGCAACAACCGGACGCGTGATGAGGTGATCCGCCGCGAATTCCGGCAATACGAAGCTTCCTGGTACGACGGTGAAAAAATCCGCTTGTCACGCGACCGCGTCGATCGCCTGGGTTTCTTCACCGAGGTCAATGTGGAAACCCAGGAGGTACCAGGCTCGCCCGACCAGGTGGATCTGGTGATTACAGTTGCCGAAAAGCCCACCGGATCGCTCCAGATGGGCGTGGGTTTCTCCAGTGCAGAGAAAGTATCGCTTTCCTTTGGTATCAAGCAGGAGAACATCTTCGGCTCTGGCAATTACCTGGGTATTGATGTCAATACCAGCAAGTACCGCCGAACTTTTGTATTCAGCACCATTGATCCGTACTTCACTCCTGAAGGTATCTCGCGCACGCTGGATGTGTATTACCGTACCGACAAGCCGTACGAGGATCAGGGCGGCAATTACGAGCTGATCACCACGGGGACATCCGTGAAATTCGGTGTGCCATTCAGTGAGACCGACACGGTGTATTTCGGCGGTGGGCTTGAACAGACCAAGATCAAGGCGGGCACCAACATTCCGGCGACTTACCTGTCCTATGCCGAGCGCTTTGGGTACAGCAGCACGTCCGTTCCTTTGACCATTGGCTGGTCGCGGGATGACCGCGACAGTGCATTGGCCCCCAACTCCGGTCGTTATCAGCGGCTCAATTCGGAGTGGTCAGTCGCAGGTGATTCCCGTTACGTTCGTGCCAACTACCAGTACCAGCAGTACGTGCCGTTGAACAAGCGCTTTACTGTCGCCTTCAACGGCGAGGTCGGTATCGGCAAAGGCTTGAATGGCCGGCCTTTCCCGGTGTTCAAGAATTTCTACTCTGGCGGTCTGGGCTCTGTTCGTGGTTTCGATCAGGGTACCCTGGGGCCGCGTGATGTCACCGGGGCATCACTGGGTGGGCCGAAGAAGCTGACCCTGAATGCCGAACTGATTGCGCCGTTCCCCGGCGCCGGAAATGACCGCACCCTGCGCGTGTTCACTTTCTTCGACATCGGCAATGTGTATGGGGAAGACGAGAAGATCACGTTCAGTGGCATGCGCTCTTCCGTTGGCGTGGGCTTGAGCTGGATTTCTCCACTCGGGCCCTTGCGCCTGGCGTTTGCGCAACCGGTGCGCAAGTTTGCCGGCGATAGAATCCAGAAACTGCAATTCCAGATTGGAACGTCCTTCTAA
- the rseP gene encoding RIP metalloprotease RseP, with protein sequence MLLTIVAFIVALGLLIAVHEYGHYRVAVACGVKVLRFSVGFGKPLLRWQPKGSPTEFVLGAFPLGGYVRMLDEREAPVAPEERHLAFNTQPLRSRASIVAAGPLANLLLAVLLYSIVNWNGVQEPKAVLASPVAGSVAQSAGLRGGELVSQAALGSDDMEPVRSFEDLRWLLTRGALEGVTVRLDVQPQSGAVHREILLDMSEIDSREADAQLFRKIGILGPWTRPVLGEVMPDGAAARAGLQQGDVVLRIGSSDVVDGQQLRELIRQSVRGSEPLEQPWRIDRSGRVLTLDVLPEAKAEAEATVGRIGAYVGAAPEFVTVDYGVFEGAWAGVVKTWDVSVLTLRMMGRMLIGEASLKNLSGPLTIADYAGRSASLGLTQYLVFLALISVSLGVLNLLPLPVLDGGHLMYYLWEGLTGKGVSDAWMERLQRGGVAVLLLMMSIALFNDVTRLFG encoded by the coding sequence ATGCTTCTCACGATCGTTGCCTTTATCGTTGCACTCGGTCTGCTGATTGCCGTGCACGAATACGGTCATTACCGGGTCGCCGTCGCTTGCGGGGTCAAAGTGTTGCGGTTCTCTGTGGGCTTTGGCAAGCCGCTGTTGCGCTGGCAACCCAAGGGCTCGCCCACGGAGTTCGTGCTCGGCGCCTTCCCGTTGGGTGGGTATGTACGCATGCTGGACGAGCGTGAGGCGCCTGTCGCGCCCGAAGAGCGCCATTTGGCCTTTAACACCCAGCCGCTCAGGTCCCGCGCGTCCATTGTTGCTGCCGGCCCCCTCGCGAACCTGCTGCTGGCGGTGTTGCTTTACTCCATCGTGAACTGGAATGGTGTACAGGAGCCCAAGGCCGTCCTTGCCAGCCCGGTGGCCGGTTCTGTCGCCCAAAGCGCAGGCTTGCGTGGTGGCGAACTGGTTTCGCAGGCAGCGCTGGGGTCGGACGACATGGAGCCGGTGCGATCGTTTGAAGACTTGCGCTGGCTGCTCACGCGGGGGGCCCTGGAGGGTGTGACGGTACGTCTGGACGTGCAACCCCAGTCAGGTGCTGTGCACCGTGAAATCCTGCTGGACATGTCTGAGATTGACAGCCGCGAGGCTGACGCCCAGCTGTTTCGCAAGATTGGCATTCTGGGGCCATGGACGCGCCCGGTGCTTGGCGAGGTCATGCCCGACGGAGCTGCCGCCCGCGCCGGGCTTCAACAAGGCGATGTCGTGCTCAGGATCGGCAGCAGCGACGTGGTGGATGGGCAACAGTTGCGTGAGCTGATCCGCCAGTCCGTGCGAGGCAGCGAGCCACTGGAGCAACCCTGGCGCATTGATCGTTCGGGGCGGGTATTGACCCTGGACGTGCTTCCGGAGGCCAAGGCCGAGGCAGAGGCTACCGTAGGCCGGATTGGCGCTTACGTGGGGGCAGCTCCGGAGTTCGTGACGGTCGACTACGGCGTCTTCGAAGGCGCCTGGGCCGGGGTGGTCAAGACCTGGGATGTGTCTGTTCTGACGCTTCGCATGATGGGCCGCATGCTCATCGGGGAGGCCTCGCTCAAGAACCTCAGTGGGCCGCTGACCATTGCCGACTATGCAGGCCGGTCAGCCAGCTTGGGCCTGACACAGTATCTTGTTTTTCTGGCGCTCATCAGCGTGAGTCTTGGTGTGCTGAACCTGCTGCCGTTACCGGTCTTGGACGGTGGGCACCTGATGTATTATCTTTGGGAGGGACTCACGGGCAAGGGTGTGTCTGACGCATGGATGGAGCGCCTGCAGCGTGGAGGCGTTGCAGTGTTGCTCCTCATGATGTCCATTGCCCTGTTCAACGATGTCACCCGGCTCTTTGGCTAA